In a genomic window of Longimicrobiaceae bacterium:
- a CDS encoding tetratricopeptide repeat protein — MSRRRQPHRIPPPISYGSEILDSEIVLHEFPDDLGLYLWKSVRTVRLWGEVGDRRSHVFDPEAFARRITQLRALPLDRDLRESLETAASILGGDDVGLETIVTACRHIASWAEARGALGTALEFTQAAALLQPGDAELVHSVAQLARRRGEYARAESWYRQAIATARRTHEWITLATAYLELGRTFLQRGNLPAARQTLIRGVRAATRHSLWEERALLSHELARLAMQTERPAEVVRSGRAALEAYGADHPRLARLAADLGVFWVRSGYPREGARVLEAVDTSRLDPVERLERAAAFVRAAGASHQPEEVRAAWDDAMLALEEPGVAREAAPALLDLALGAAAAGELDLARKAAERACRAAELRSDGTTREAAEALLRAARGEEPAPSLPSRRAPRELRSLADDLVAMLGSPAQAA; from the coding sequence ATGAGTCGTCGACGCCAGCCGCATAGGATCCCGCCCCCAATCTCTTACGGGTCTGAAATTCTCGATTCCGAGATAGTTCTCCACGAGTTCCCGGATGACCTGGGGCTGTACCTGTGGAAGAGTGTGCGCACCGTGCGCCTGTGGGGGGAGGTCGGAGACCGGCGATCCCACGTCTTCGACCCGGAGGCTTTCGCGCGCAGAATCACACAGCTGCGCGCCTTACCGCTCGATCGAGACCTGCGGGAATCGCTGGAGACGGCCGCATCGATCCTGGGCGGAGACGACGTGGGACTGGAGACCATCGTCACTGCCTGCCGGCACATCGCCTCCTGGGCGGAAGCGCGCGGCGCGCTGGGTACGGCGCTGGAGTTCACCCAGGCTGCAGCGCTGCTCCAGCCGGGTGACGCCGAGCTGGTGCATTCGGTGGCGCAGCTTGCCCGCCGGCGTGGCGAGTATGCACGGGCGGAATCCTGGTACCGCCAGGCGATTGCGACCGCCCGACGCACCCACGAGTGGATCACCCTGGCGACGGCGTACCTCGAGCTCGGCCGTACCTTCCTTCAGCGGGGCAACCTGCCGGCTGCCCGCCAGACACTGATCCGTGGAGTGCGCGCGGCTACCCGACACTCGCTCTGGGAGGAGCGGGCGCTGCTGAGCCACGAGCTGGCCCGGTTGGCGATGCAGACGGAGCGACCCGCCGAAGTGGTGCGTAGTGGCCGGGCGGCGCTGGAAGCTTACGGCGCGGACCATCCGCGGCTGGCGCGGCTGGCCGCCGATCTCGGCGTCTTCTGGGTGCGGTCCGGCTACCCGCGCGAAGGGGCGCGCGTCCTGGAAGCCGTCGACACCAGCCGGCTCGATCCCGTTGAGCGGTTGGAGCGAGCGGCGGCGTTCGTCAGGGCCGCCGGGGCATCGCACCAGCCAGAGGAGGTGCGCGCCGCCTGGGACGACGCGATGCTCGCCCTCGAGGAGCCGGGCGTGGCGCGGGAGGCTGCCCCCGCCCTGCTGGATCTCGCCCTGGGAGCCGCTGCTGCCGGCGAGCTCGACCTGGCCCGGAAGGCGGCGGAGCGGGCATGTCGTGCCGCCGAGCTGCGATCCGATGGAACCACCCGGGAAGCGGCCGAAGCGCTGTTGCGCGCGGCCCGCGGGGAGGAACCCGCCCCGTCACTTCCCTCCCGACGCGCCCCACGCGAGCTGCGCAGCCTGGCCGACGACCTCGTCGCCATGCTGGGCTCTCCGGCGCAGGCAGCCTGA
- a CDS encoding helix-turn-helix domain-containing protein — protein sequence MQSIPSPLLVLHSDPVLISRLNSVAQQRGYELRRYHGWAELTEAARSAPASALIIVDPYEGTLDRSQIAPELARLLDELPSLAITAAMHLVPGTQEHVRRLGAMGVVQVIDLEEETTTTAVAQRLDSARGRPLRALMDRALPDSTSGAARAILAAATAIVAEGGQGQDLAEFLNVTPRTVSRWCRRAALPPPKRLLAWMRILLAAELLDDPGRRITEVAASCGYAADSSLRHTLRTFVGMTPTELRQRGAFAVSSRLFLEALAEARSADKRYRAPSAR from the coding sequence ATGCAGTCAATCCCCTCGCCGCTCCTGGTTCTGCATTCCGACCCTGTACTGATCTCGCGACTGAATTCAGTCGCCCAGCAGCGCGGTTACGAGCTTCGTCGCTATCACGGTTGGGCGGAGCTCACCGAGGCGGCTCGCTCCGCGCCCGCCTCCGCGCTCATCATCGTGGACCCGTACGAAGGGACGCTGGACCGGAGCCAGATCGCGCCCGAGCTCGCGCGCCTTCTGGACGAACTCCCCTCACTGGCGATCACCGCCGCGATGCATCTCGTGCCGGGCACGCAGGAGCACGTGCGACGGCTGGGGGCGATGGGGGTCGTGCAGGTAATCGACCTGGAAGAGGAAACGACCACGACCGCCGTCGCCCAGCGGCTCGACTCCGCTCGGGGTCGCCCCCTGCGCGCGCTGATGGATCGGGCGCTGCCCGACTCCACCTCCGGCGCCGCTCGCGCTATCCTCGCCGCGGCCACCGCAATCGTAGCCGAGGGCGGGCAGGGTCAGGACCTTGCCGAGTTCCTGAATGTGACCCCACGGACCGTTTCCCGCTGGTGTCGCCGTGCCGCGCTTCCCCCACCCAAGCGCCTCCTTGCCTGGATGCGGATTCTGCTGGCCGCCGAGCTCCTCGACGACCCCGGCCGCAGGATCACCGAGGTCGCCGCCTCCTGCGGCTACGCCGCGGACAGCAGTCTCCGGCACACGTTGCGCACCTTCGTCGGCATGACCCCCACCGAGCTGCGGCAGCGCGGTGCCTTCGCCGTGAGCTCACGCCTCTTCCTGGAGGCGCTCGCCGAAGCCCGCTCGGCGGACAAGCGCTATCGCGCGCCTTCGGCGCGGTAA
- a CDS encoding enolase C-terminal domain-like protein: protein MKIAEIRATPVTVPLYAPLRHANGCHWGRFVRTIVEVETDDGRLGLGEMGGGGQSAVAAFEGLKPYLLGRDPVDLEELRFLIANPTASLYNNRTQILAALEFACLDLLGQAWNAPVHDLLGGRLRDRVSFASYLFFRYPDQSGSGEVRTVEQLVAEARTLRETHGFTTHKLKGGVFPPEYELECYRALAAAFPDDRFRFDPNGVWSTEQAIRFGQQIEDLRNDYFEDPVFGLSGMRRVREKVRVPLATNTVVVDFEQLAANVRHPAVDVVLLDTTFWGGIRQCVKAAAVCETFQIGVAVHSSGELGIQLATMLHLGAVLPNLSFAADAHYHHLKDDIIVGGKLRYERGTLEVPDGPGLGVTLDREKLREYHELFLELGPYLYDQDPLRPGWTPLIPNDRWADPEDDRRPSMRW, encoded by the coding sequence ATGAAGATCGCCGAGATCCGGGCGACGCCCGTGACCGTCCCGTTGTACGCTCCGCTCCGGCACGCAAACGGGTGCCACTGGGGGCGGTTCGTTCGCACGATCGTCGAGGTGGAGACGGACGACGGCCGGCTCGGGTTGGGGGAGATGGGTGGTGGGGGCCAGAGCGCCGTGGCGGCTTTTGAGGGGCTGAAGCCCTACCTGCTCGGCAGGGATCCGGTCGATCTGGAGGAGCTGCGCTTCCTGATCGCCAACCCCACGGCCTCACTCTATAACAACCGTACGCAGATCCTCGCCGCGCTGGAGTTTGCGTGCCTCGACCTGCTCGGGCAGGCCTGGAACGCTCCCGTGCACGACCTGCTGGGAGGTCGCCTGAGGGACCGGGTGTCCTTCGCCTCCTACCTGTTCTTCAGGTACCCGGATCAATCGGGGAGCGGTGAGGTACGTACGGTCGAGCAGCTCGTCGCCGAGGCGCGCACGCTGCGCGAGACGCACGGCTTCACGACCCACAAGCTCAAGGGCGGTGTCTTCCCGCCCGAGTACGAGCTGGAGTGCTATCGTGCGCTCGCGGCCGCCTTTCCGGACGATCGTTTCCGTTTCGATCCGAACGGCGTCTGGTCTACCGAGCAGGCGATCCGGTTCGGCCAGCAGATCGAAGATCTTCGCAACGACTACTTCGAAGACCCGGTGTTCGGCCTCAGCGGCATGCGCCGCGTGCGGGAAAAAGTGCGCGTGCCCCTGGCGACCAATACCGTGGTGGTGGATTTCGAGCAACTCGCGGCCAACGTACGCCACCCGGCGGTGGACGTCGTCCTGCTGGATACCACCTTCTGGGGTGGCATCCGGCAGTGCGTGAAAGCGGCCGCCGTCTGCGAGACGTTCCAGATCGGGGTGGCGGTGCATTCCTCAGGGGAGCTGGGGATCCAGCTCGCCACGATGCTCCACCTGGGGGCGGTGCTGCCCAACCTGAGCTTCGCGGCCGATGCGCACTACCACCACCTCAAGGACGACATCATCGTCGGGGGCAAGCTCCGGTATGAGCGAGGCACCCTCGAGGTCCCCGACGGACCAGGATTGGGGGTAACGCTCGATCGCGAGAAGCTGCGCGAGTATCACGAGCTCTTCCTGGAGCTCGGGCCGTACCTCTACGACCAGGATCCGCTGCGCCCGGGCTGGACGCCGCTGATCCCGAACGATCGCTGGGCCGATCCCGAGGACGACAGGCGACCGTCGATGCGCTGGTAG